One Neodiprion pinetum isolate iyNeoPine1 chromosome 1, iyNeoPine1.2, whole genome shotgun sequence genomic window carries:
- the LOC124217697 gene encoding repetitive organellar protein isoform X1, which produces MDYMDIAKNEDGLEPQDANHRVEKLKEAHLLLKKKLSLSHELIKQYNDKSKECQELNTELEVTKHNAETITQKHNSSLIKITQLTQENDEYRQKIENFSKTISDQEIKIAADRQHVQQLICKMQESEQIHLSESKKVNHWKEKAKMLENKLKEDKKLHEVQIKEKETQIDVLKTAGTVKNQTKKETKITHEKSTCTGNELEPVILRPKMVDKCVLTNDFYSIKDDPYPLFCTKCEVKLDPAPLDQILDKMSTCPALITEVTSPRRKPMITRPHTNPQDSVQRELIQPEAISDNVCTLSQNLEHAEKISDISKFDFKRLEHKICLLERELQKTRKKDTRIRNQCSSCQHLKNCYVAPPYHNIFQSGAMMQTQAEFLEFKNWQQGLINRKRRCLINSQKSGRRQKKWMKKQKLQDGTSEWHIDPIPVREPIDFNHGNMLRTHSETSNDRLRAKSPLLNCQETKIKSSKRHKKRTKELLNLFSTSSCATSPSHSDLDSDVFMDEELCDKKQMDSPESELSMDREIVRNSDRTSEHLLTSEPVECISNEQIKSVKKPQRKSTKLSLVRKMRNLKKICSDTKPPIKNVVSVSNKKPHLVHTRVTVQNANINNERGNDVGSTHLVENEASLNVNNDYSHAKKHRIAHTTRKPGNRSLYGVISNSSELPKIIESEKSSFEDKSVNNNTLDNSESENAAAVEVSNGCIGNTERTSYKRDFNSLAGYEGENRSNDISDTEFPSLATKPSVTCRNGNTDKIRSNDRTDMKESVVNKTSVNKDVISRQPSIVIPRMYFDVASVVNSSSGMQCSESIETRKDSPVPNSDVVSKIDTPLRILRSKTKVKRSNSTVSSSTEPTQTTEDAVNRNPTPNKPKRISQITNVELASHSDVIHSPESLDNDDVLEVELDVHDTSISVESDECEDSRNKTFNNKNAVPILAKRPYKKKRRVDVLTPSPIRELRSRSILLSPSKNSLKHDDEETNNEIASNATELELAKCNVNMQCNKSFGPISLLEQYLTEQKSSTCKKFNKKLQQRKENLVLQELSELVVNEEWTKITLSNATERLSHFKKHTLAKCTVDFLCTKAMEHELLDRTYTPPAPILSKTQQRIITMLIVLNRTIPDLIRLVQTGIEYKLFRLGFAPEVEVVEELVRVFTALARIQKDREKIRILCCDAIYCLGMKAIPLVYTVLISWPEVLPMAGTSNDPLLLCLTQAIVMQTGDTSFPKFLPLKKLLSGYYKYTSDDPFYKNLTQNFMTALKDKRQNGLDTAIILLAKKKGAIWAYKNIIQGGLLQMIIERVHPSIYDAFCLLGYIMRSFSVNDKEGFVKNILEQLCALMVSGEGSMQQQEGVATALISLNRHKLDVVAKTLLNWKPSEPISEPTTQLLTNLFRIHQTKWWLKFIRKNSITLSIDAKM; this is translated from the exons ATGGATTACATGGATATTGCGAAAAATGAAGACGGCTTAGAACCGCAG gATGCAAATCACAGGGTGGAAAAGCTCAAGGAAGCACACCTTTTGTTAAAGAAAAAACTCAGCTTATCCCA CGAATTAATAAAGCAATATAATGACAAATCAAAGGAATGTCAAGAACTCAATACTGAATTGGAAGTAACCAAGCATAATGCAGAAACAATAACACAAAAGCATAATTCAAGCTTGATTAAAATCACGCAATTAACACAA GAAAATGATGAGTACCGCCAAAagattgagaatttttcaaagacgATATCGGATCaggaaatcaaaattgcaGCAGATCGACAGCATGTACAACAGCTTATATGCAAAATGCAGGAGTCGGAGCAGATTCACTTATCGGAATCTAAAAAAGTGAATCACTGGAAAG agAAAGCAAAGATGTTAGAAAACAAGTTGAAGGAAGACAAAAAGTTACACGAAGTTCAAATTAAAGAAAAGGAAACGCAAATCGACGTTCTAAAAACTGCTGGCActgtgaaaaatcaaactaaaAAGG AAACCAAGATCACACACGAGAAATCTACGTGTACCGGTAATGAACTTGAACCAGTCATATTGAGACCGAAAATGGTGGACAAATGCGTATTGACGAACGATTTTTACAGCATAAAAGATGATCCGTACCCtctattttgtacaaaatgtgAAGTAAAATTGGACCCTGCTCCATTGGACCAGATACTCGACAAGATGTCAACCTGTCCTGCTCTCATCACAGAAGTTACATCCCCCCGTAGAAAACCTA TGATCACCAGGCCGCACACAAACCCTCAAGATTCAGTACAAAGGGAATTGATACAGCCTGAAGCCATAAGTGACAATGTATGCACTCTAAgtcaaaatttggaacatgCAGAAAAGATTTCTGACATATCAAAGTTCGATTTCAAGCGATTGGAGCATAAAATTTGCCTGCTTGAACGGGAGctgcaaaaaacgagaaagaaagataCGCGAATCAGAAATCAATGTTCCAGTTGCCAGCATCTCAAAAACTGTTACGTAGCGCCACCCTAtcataatatatttcaatctGGAGCTATGATGCAAACTCAAGCTGAATTTctggaatttaaaaattggcaACAAGGTTTGATAAATCGGAAGAGAAGGTGCCTAATTAATAGCCAAAAATCTGGTAGGCGTCAAAAAAAgtggatgaaaaaacaaaaattgcaaGACGGTACATCAGAATGGCACATTGATCCTATTCCAGTAAGAGAACCTATAGATTTCAATCATGGCAATATGCTTAGAACGCATTCTGAGACATCGAACGACCGATTAAGAGCCAAATCACCTCTGTTGAACTGTCAAGAGACGAAGATTAAGTCATCGAAACGCCACAAGAAAAGAACTAAGGAACTATTGAACTTATTTTCTACGAGCTCATGTGCCACGTCACCAAGTCATTCAGATCTTGATTCAGATGTATTCATGGATGAAGAACTTTGCGACAAAAAGCAAATGGACTCGCCAGAATCTGAGTTGTCCATGGATCGAGAAATAGTGAGAAATTCTGATAGAACGTCCGAACATTTACTTACAAGTGAACCGGTAGAATGTATTTCTAATGAACAAATTAAAAGTGTGAAGAAACCACAGCGAAAGTCGACAAAACTTTCGTTAGTGAGAAAAATgaggaatttaaaaaagatcTGCAGTGACACAAAGCCTCCAATAAAGAATGTTGTATCTGTAAGCAACAAAAAACCACATTTAGTCCATACTCGAGTGACTGTACAGAATGCAAATATCAATAACGAACGCGGAAATGATGTTGGTTCAACTCATTTAGTTGAAAATGAAGCAAGTTTGAATGTCAACAATGATTACAGCCATGCGAAGAAACATAGAATAGCGCACACCACTCGCAAACCAGGAAACAGATCTCTTTATGGGGTGATTTCCAATTCATCAGAATTACCAAAGATTATagaatcagaaaaatcttCGTTCGAAGATAAGTCTgtcaacaataatacattggATAATTCTGAGAGTGAAAATGCTGCAGCAGTTGAAGTATCCAATGGCTGTATAGGTAATACAGAAAGGACCAGTTACAAGAGAGATTTCAATTCCTTAGCTGGGTACGAAGGTGAAAATAGATCAAATGATATCAGTGATACTGAATTCCCTTCATTGGCAACTAAACCGAGTGTCACATGCAGAAATGGCAACACTGACAAAATTAGGTCCAATGATCGTACAGATATGAAGGAATCTGTTGTGAATAAAACTTCAGTTAACAAGGATGTGATTTCTCGTCAACCATCTATTGTTATACCCAGAATGTATTTTGACGTTGCCAGTGTTGTAAATTCCTCCAGTGGTATGCAATGCTCAGAGAGTATCGAGACAAGAAAAGACTCACCTGTACCTAATTCTGATGTAGTTAGCAAAATCGATACACCACTAAGAATCTTAAGATCTAAAACCAAAGTCAAAAGGTCTAATAGTACAGTATCGTCAAGCACCGAGCCTACACAAACTACTGAAGATGCAGTTAACCGAAATCCCACACCTAATAAGCCTAAGAGAATATCACAGATAACAAACGTGGAACTTGCATCCCACAGTGATGTTATTCATTCACCAGAGTCTCTTGATAATGATGATGTGTTAGAGGTAGAATTAGATGTTCATGATACTTCTATTTCGGTCGAATCTGATGAATGTGAAGACTCGAGGAACAAAACATTCAACAATAAGAACGCTGTTCCCATATTGGCGAAGCGAccatataaaaagaaaagaagagttGATGTGTTAACTCCTAGTCCCATCAGAGAGTTAAGATCAAGGAGTATATTGTTGAGCccttcaaaaaattcattaaaacaTGACGATGAGGAAACGAATAACGAGATTGCATCAAATGCCACAGAGTTAGAGTTAGCAAAGTGTAATGTCAATATGCAATGCAACAAAAGCTTTGGTCCAATATCATTGCTCGAGCAATATTTAACGGAACAAAAGTCCAGTACATGcaagaaattcaataaaaagCTACAGCAAAGAAAGG aAAATCTAGTCTTGCAGGAATTGTCTGAATTAGTTGTAAACGAGGAATGGACAAAAATCACACTTTCAAATGCGACTGAAAGGCTTTCACACTTCAAAAAACATACATTAGCAAA GTGTACAGTTGACTTCTTGTGCACAAAAGCAATGGAACATGAGTTGTTGGATCGTACTTATACACCTCCAGCTCCGATattgtcaaaaacacaacagcGAATTATCACTATGCTGATTGTCCTAAATCGAACGATACCTGACCTAATCAGACTTGTTCAAACTGGGATTGAGTATAAGCTTTTCCGCTTGGGTTTCGCACCTGAG GTAGAAGTTGTCGAAGAACTAGTACGCGTATTCACTGCATTGGCTCGAATACAGAAAGACagggaaaaaattagaattctATGCTGCGATGCTATATATTGCCTTGGGATGAAGGCAATCCCTCTCGTGTACACCGTTCTTATTAGTTGGCCTGAAGTATTACCCATGGCTGGAACAAGCAATG ATCCACTGCTTCTGTGCCTAACTCAGGCGATAGTTATGCAGACCGGCGATACATCATTCCCCAAGTTCTTGCCCCTGAAGAAGCTTCTTTCCGGCTATTATAAGTACACGTCTGACGACCCtttctataaaaatttaacgcaGAATTTTATGACTGCTTTGAAAG ATAAACGTCAAAACGGTTTGGATACAGCAATAATACTTCTTGCTAAAAAGAAAGGTGCAATTTGGGcttataagaatattattcaGGGTGGCTTGTTGCAGATGATCATTGAAAGGGTTCATCCGTCTATATACGATGCCTTTTGTCTCCTAG GTTACATAATGCGATCATTTTCGGTAAATGACAAGGAAGGTTTCGTGAAAAACATCCTTGAACAGCTGTGTGCGCTCATGGTATCTGGAGAAG GTTCGATGCAACAGCAAGAAGGTGTTGCAACAGCACTGATAAGCTTAAATCGACACAAATTAGATGTCGTGGCAAAGACTCTTTTAAATTGGAAACCTAGCGAGCCGATTTCGGAACCAACGACTCAACTGCTGACTAACTTGTTCCGTATACACCAAACAAAGTGGTGGCTTAAATTTATCCGAAAGAACTCTATAACATTATCTATCGATGCAAAGATGTGA
- the LOC124217697 gene encoding repetitive organellar protein isoform X2 yields MLSIFNIEKRISSPDANHRVEKLKEAHLLLKKKLSLSHELIKQYNDKSKECQELNTELEVTKHNAETITQKHNSSLIKITQLTQENDEYRQKIENFSKTISDQEIKIAADRQHVQQLICKMQESEQIHLSESKKVNHWKEKAKMLENKLKEDKKLHEVQIKEKETQIDVLKTAGTVKNQTKKETKITHEKSTCTGNELEPVILRPKMVDKCVLTNDFYSIKDDPYPLFCTKCEVKLDPAPLDQILDKMSTCPALITEVTSPRRKPMITRPHTNPQDSVQRELIQPEAISDNVCTLSQNLEHAEKISDISKFDFKRLEHKICLLERELQKTRKKDTRIRNQCSSCQHLKNCYVAPPYHNIFQSGAMMQTQAEFLEFKNWQQGLINRKRRCLINSQKSGRRQKKWMKKQKLQDGTSEWHIDPIPVREPIDFNHGNMLRTHSETSNDRLRAKSPLLNCQETKIKSSKRHKKRTKELLNLFSTSSCATSPSHSDLDSDVFMDEELCDKKQMDSPESELSMDREIVRNSDRTSEHLLTSEPVECISNEQIKSVKKPQRKSTKLSLVRKMRNLKKICSDTKPPIKNVVSVSNKKPHLVHTRVTVQNANINNERGNDVGSTHLVENEASLNVNNDYSHAKKHRIAHTTRKPGNRSLYGVISNSSELPKIIESEKSSFEDKSVNNNTLDNSESENAAAVEVSNGCIGNTERTSYKRDFNSLAGYEGENRSNDISDTEFPSLATKPSVTCRNGNTDKIRSNDRTDMKESVVNKTSVNKDVISRQPSIVIPRMYFDVASVVNSSSGMQCSESIETRKDSPVPNSDVVSKIDTPLRILRSKTKVKRSNSTVSSSTEPTQTTEDAVNRNPTPNKPKRISQITNVELASHSDVIHSPESLDNDDVLEVELDVHDTSISVESDECEDSRNKTFNNKNAVPILAKRPYKKKRRVDVLTPSPIRELRSRSILLSPSKNSLKHDDEETNNEIASNATELELAKCNVNMQCNKSFGPISLLEQYLTEQKSSTCKKFNKKLQQRKENLVLQELSELVVNEEWTKITLSNATERLSHFKKHTLAKCTVDFLCTKAMEHELLDRTYTPPAPILSKTQQRIITMLIVLNRTIPDLIRLVQTGIEYKLFRLGFAPEVEVVEELVRVFTALARIQKDREKIRILCCDAIYCLGMKAIPLVYTVLISWPEVLPMAGTSNDPLLLCLTQAIVMQTGDTSFPKFLPLKKLLSGYYKYTSDDPFYKNLTQNFMTALKDKRQNGLDTAIILLAKKKGAIWAYKNIIQGGLLQMIIERVHPSIYDAFCLLGYIMRSFSVNDKEGFVKNILEQLCALMVSGEGSMQQQEGVATALISLNRHKLDVVAKTLLNWKPSEPISEPTTQLLTNLFRIHQTKWWLKFIRKNSITLSIDAKM; encoded by the exons ATGCTCTCCATATTTAACATCGAAAAACGCATATCATCCCCG gATGCAAATCACAGGGTGGAAAAGCTCAAGGAAGCACACCTTTTGTTAAAGAAAAAACTCAGCTTATCCCA CGAATTAATAAAGCAATATAATGACAAATCAAAGGAATGTCAAGAACTCAATACTGAATTGGAAGTAACCAAGCATAATGCAGAAACAATAACACAAAAGCATAATTCAAGCTTGATTAAAATCACGCAATTAACACAA GAAAATGATGAGTACCGCCAAAagattgagaatttttcaaagacgATATCGGATCaggaaatcaaaattgcaGCAGATCGACAGCATGTACAACAGCTTATATGCAAAATGCAGGAGTCGGAGCAGATTCACTTATCGGAATCTAAAAAAGTGAATCACTGGAAAG agAAAGCAAAGATGTTAGAAAACAAGTTGAAGGAAGACAAAAAGTTACACGAAGTTCAAATTAAAGAAAAGGAAACGCAAATCGACGTTCTAAAAACTGCTGGCActgtgaaaaatcaaactaaaAAGG AAACCAAGATCACACACGAGAAATCTACGTGTACCGGTAATGAACTTGAACCAGTCATATTGAGACCGAAAATGGTGGACAAATGCGTATTGACGAACGATTTTTACAGCATAAAAGATGATCCGTACCCtctattttgtacaaaatgtgAAGTAAAATTGGACCCTGCTCCATTGGACCAGATACTCGACAAGATGTCAACCTGTCCTGCTCTCATCACAGAAGTTACATCCCCCCGTAGAAAACCTA TGATCACCAGGCCGCACACAAACCCTCAAGATTCAGTACAAAGGGAATTGATACAGCCTGAAGCCATAAGTGACAATGTATGCACTCTAAgtcaaaatttggaacatgCAGAAAAGATTTCTGACATATCAAAGTTCGATTTCAAGCGATTGGAGCATAAAATTTGCCTGCTTGAACGGGAGctgcaaaaaacgagaaagaaagataCGCGAATCAGAAATCAATGTTCCAGTTGCCAGCATCTCAAAAACTGTTACGTAGCGCCACCCTAtcataatatatttcaatctGGAGCTATGATGCAAACTCAAGCTGAATTTctggaatttaaaaattggcaACAAGGTTTGATAAATCGGAAGAGAAGGTGCCTAATTAATAGCCAAAAATCTGGTAGGCGTCAAAAAAAgtggatgaaaaaacaaaaattgcaaGACGGTACATCAGAATGGCACATTGATCCTATTCCAGTAAGAGAACCTATAGATTTCAATCATGGCAATATGCTTAGAACGCATTCTGAGACATCGAACGACCGATTAAGAGCCAAATCACCTCTGTTGAACTGTCAAGAGACGAAGATTAAGTCATCGAAACGCCACAAGAAAAGAACTAAGGAACTATTGAACTTATTTTCTACGAGCTCATGTGCCACGTCACCAAGTCATTCAGATCTTGATTCAGATGTATTCATGGATGAAGAACTTTGCGACAAAAAGCAAATGGACTCGCCAGAATCTGAGTTGTCCATGGATCGAGAAATAGTGAGAAATTCTGATAGAACGTCCGAACATTTACTTACAAGTGAACCGGTAGAATGTATTTCTAATGAACAAATTAAAAGTGTGAAGAAACCACAGCGAAAGTCGACAAAACTTTCGTTAGTGAGAAAAATgaggaatttaaaaaagatcTGCAGTGACACAAAGCCTCCAATAAAGAATGTTGTATCTGTAAGCAACAAAAAACCACATTTAGTCCATACTCGAGTGACTGTACAGAATGCAAATATCAATAACGAACGCGGAAATGATGTTGGTTCAACTCATTTAGTTGAAAATGAAGCAAGTTTGAATGTCAACAATGATTACAGCCATGCGAAGAAACATAGAATAGCGCACACCACTCGCAAACCAGGAAACAGATCTCTTTATGGGGTGATTTCCAATTCATCAGAATTACCAAAGATTATagaatcagaaaaatcttCGTTCGAAGATAAGTCTgtcaacaataatacattggATAATTCTGAGAGTGAAAATGCTGCAGCAGTTGAAGTATCCAATGGCTGTATAGGTAATACAGAAAGGACCAGTTACAAGAGAGATTTCAATTCCTTAGCTGGGTACGAAGGTGAAAATAGATCAAATGATATCAGTGATACTGAATTCCCTTCATTGGCAACTAAACCGAGTGTCACATGCAGAAATGGCAACACTGACAAAATTAGGTCCAATGATCGTACAGATATGAAGGAATCTGTTGTGAATAAAACTTCAGTTAACAAGGATGTGATTTCTCGTCAACCATCTATTGTTATACCCAGAATGTATTTTGACGTTGCCAGTGTTGTAAATTCCTCCAGTGGTATGCAATGCTCAGAGAGTATCGAGACAAGAAAAGACTCACCTGTACCTAATTCTGATGTAGTTAGCAAAATCGATACACCACTAAGAATCTTAAGATCTAAAACCAAAGTCAAAAGGTCTAATAGTACAGTATCGTCAAGCACCGAGCCTACACAAACTACTGAAGATGCAGTTAACCGAAATCCCACACCTAATAAGCCTAAGAGAATATCACAGATAACAAACGTGGAACTTGCATCCCACAGTGATGTTATTCATTCACCAGAGTCTCTTGATAATGATGATGTGTTAGAGGTAGAATTAGATGTTCATGATACTTCTATTTCGGTCGAATCTGATGAATGTGAAGACTCGAGGAACAAAACATTCAACAATAAGAACGCTGTTCCCATATTGGCGAAGCGAccatataaaaagaaaagaagagttGATGTGTTAACTCCTAGTCCCATCAGAGAGTTAAGATCAAGGAGTATATTGTTGAGCccttcaaaaaattcattaaaacaTGACGATGAGGAAACGAATAACGAGATTGCATCAAATGCCACAGAGTTAGAGTTAGCAAAGTGTAATGTCAATATGCAATGCAACAAAAGCTTTGGTCCAATATCATTGCTCGAGCAATATTTAACGGAACAAAAGTCCAGTACATGcaagaaattcaataaaaagCTACAGCAAAGAAAGG aAAATCTAGTCTTGCAGGAATTGTCTGAATTAGTTGTAAACGAGGAATGGACAAAAATCACACTTTCAAATGCGACTGAAAGGCTTTCACACTTCAAAAAACATACATTAGCAAA GTGTACAGTTGACTTCTTGTGCACAAAAGCAATGGAACATGAGTTGTTGGATCGTACTTATACACCTCCAGCTCCGATattgtcaaaaacacaacagcGAATTATCACTATGCTGATTGTCCTAAATCGAACGATACCTGACCTAATCAGACTTGTTCAAACTGGGATTGAGTATAAGCTTTTCCGCTTGGGTTTCGCACCTGAG GTAGAAGTTGTCGAAGAACTAGTACGCGTATTCACTGCATTGGCTCGAATACAGAAAGACagggaaaaaattagaattctATGCTGCGATGCTATATATTGCCTTGGGATGAAGGCAATCCCTCTCGTGTACACCGTTCTTATTAGTTGGCCTGAAGTATTACCCATGGCTGGAACAAGCAATG ATCCACTGCTTCTGTGCCTAACTCAGGCGATAGTTATGCAGACCGGCGATACATCATTCCCCAAGTTCTTGCCCCTGAAGAAGCTTCTTTCCGGCTATTATAAGTACACGTCTGACGACCCtttctataaaaatttaacgcaGAATTTTATGACTGCTTTGAAAG ATAAACGTCAAAACGGTTTGGATACAGCAATAATACTTCTTGCTAAAAAGAAAGGTGCAATTTGGGcttataagaatattattcaGGGTGGCTTGTTGCAGATGATCATTGAAAGGGTTCATCCGTCTATATACGATGCCTTTTGTCTCCTAG GTTACATAATGCGATCATTTTCGGTAAATGACAAGGAAGGTTTCGTGAAAAACATCCTTGAACAGCTGTGTGCGCTCATGGTATCTGGAGAAG GTTCGATGCAACAGCAAGAAGGTGTTGCAACAGCACTGATAAGCTTAAATCGACACAAATTAGATGTCGTGGCAAAGACTCTTTTAAATTGGAAACCTAGCGAGCCGATTTCGGAACCAACGACTCAACTGCTGACTAACTTGTTCCGTATACACCAAACAAAGTGGTGGCTTAAATTTATCCGAAAGAACTCTATAACATTATCTATCGATGCAAAGATGTGA